A stretch of Deferribacter autotrophicus DNA encodes these proteins:
- the hutI gene encoding imidazolonepropionase produces the protein MRKVIKNIKQLVTPISHDFAAGDNVKKLQIYEDVNIVIEDGVITDITKKDVDCNDVIDASGKCVLPAFVDPHTHIPFIGSREDEFNKRIMGKTYMEIAKEGGGINSTVRAVRNATFDELYKAAKKDLELMIKHGVATIEMKSGYGLDLENELKQLRVIKKLQEEYPLDIKATFLGAHEIPPEYRGDKEKYVKIIIDEMLPIVKEEGLAEYVDIFCEKDVFELDDTRKILSAAKELGFKIRIHADEIYPLGGAGLAAEFEAVSAEHLVKISDENIEKMIDKGVVFNLLPGTTFFLMSDDYAPARKILEKGGIVALSTDLNPGSSYTHSLPLIMAIACLNMGMTMEEVINAVTINGAYSLELSNKTGSIHVGKQADLIVLNAPDYRYIVYNFGVNRVEKVLKNGVGIYNCF, from the coding sequence ATGAGAAAGGTTATTAAAAATATAAAACAGCTTGTGACACCAATAAGTCATGATTTTGCTGCCGGAGATAATGTTAAAAAGCTGCAGATTTATGAGGATGTGAATATTGTTATAGAGGATGGTGTTATTACGGATATTACGAAAAAAGATGTGGATTGCAATGATGTAATTGATGCAAGTGGTAAATGTGTGTTGCCGGCATTTGTGGATCCTCATACACATATCCCTTTTATTGGCTCAAGGGAGGATGAATTTAATAAAAGGATTATGGGAAAAACCTATATGGAAATTGCAAAAGAGGGGGGTGGTATAAATTCAACGGTTAGAGCGGTGAGAAATGCTACTTTTGATGAGCTTTACAAGGCGGCTAAAAAGGATTTGGAATTAATGATTAAGCATGGTGTGGCTACCATAGAGATGAAAAGTGGCTACGGTCTTGATTTGGAGAATGAGTTAAAGCAATTACGTGTCATCAAAAAATTGCAAGAAGAGTATCCTCTTGATATAAAAGCTACTTTTCTTGGTGCCCATGAAATACCACCTGAATACAGAGGAGATAAAGAAAAATATGTTAAGATAATTATTGATGAGATGTTACCTATTGTAAAGGAAGAAGGGTTGGCTGAATATGTGGACATTTTTTGTGAAAAAGATGTTTTTGAGCTTGATGATACGAGGAAGATACTTTCTGCTGCTAAAGAGTTAGGATTTAAAATAAGGATTCATGCCGATGAGATTTATCCTCTTGGAGGTGCTGGGCTTGCTGCTGAATTTGAAGCTGTTAGTGCCGAACATCTTGTAAAAATTAGTGATGAAAATATTGAAAAAATGATAGACAAGGGTGTTGTGTTTAATTTATTGCCAGGGACGACATTTTTTCTTATGTCTGATGATTATGCACCTGCAAGAAAAATCCTTGAAAAAGGTGGGATAGTAGCTCTTTCCACGGATTTGAATCCCGGTAGTTCATACACTCATTCGCTACCACTTATTATGGCCATTGCTTGTTTAAATATGGGGATGACAATGGAAGAAGTGATAAATGCAGTGACAATAAATGGAGCGTATTCTTTGGAGCTTTCAAATAAAACAGGATCTATTCATGTGGGTAAGCAAGCTGATTTAATAGTATTAAATGCTCCTGATTACAGATATATTGTGTATAATTTTGGTGTTAATCGAGTTGAAAAAGTGCTTAAAAATGGAGTTGGAATCTACAATTGCTTTTAA
- the hutG gene encoding formimidoylglutamase: protein MCEYKYDSFKWSGRVDSTSDFTAFRWHQVIKQINLDKIDKIQKPSIILLGFCCDEGVKRNKGRVGAKDAPAVIRKYLASLPWHWEDLNLFDAGDIFVDDGRLEDGQQMFSEKVKKIKSVGAFPIVLGGGHEVAYGTFGGVKKIKPAIINFDAHFDNRPYENGASSGTMFAQIADEIKESYKYLCIGIQKSGNTKLLFERNKEFGGECFTAEEVFNNLQNVINGIKKFLETASAIYTTVCMDVFSSSVACGVSAPVPFGILPNHFLFCFEKIAKTGKLIAFDIAEVNPSFDVDDRTARLAAHIIFHVVDNIAKWGYQ from the coding sequence ATGTGTGAATATAAATACGATAGTTTTAAATGGTCGGGAAGGGTTGATTCTACAAGTGATTTTACAGCTTTTAGATGGCATCAGGTTATTAAGCAGATAAATCTTGATAAAATCGATAAAATTCAAAAACCATCCATAATTTTATTGGGATTTTGCTGTGATGAAGGAGTAAAAAGAAATAAGGGCAGAGTAGGGGCAAAGGATGCCCCTGCTGTTATCAGAAAATATCTTGCATCTCTTCCATGGCATTGGGAAGATTTGAATCTGTTTGATGCCGGTGATATTTTTGTGGATGATGGACGGCTTGAAGATGGACAACAGATGTTTTCAGAAAAGGTGAAAAAAATAAAGTCTGTTGGAGCTTTTCCTATAGTATTAGGTGGTGGCCATGAGGTGGCTTACGGTACATTCGGCGGAGTAAAGAAAATAAAACCTGCAATAATAAATTTTGATGCACATTTTGATAATAGACCTTATGAAAATGGTGCATCTTCAGGGACTATGTTTGCTCAAATTGCCGATGAAATAAAAGAATCTTATAAGTATTTGTGTATAGGGATACAAAAAAGCGGCAATACAAAGCTTCTTTTTGAAAGAAATAAAGAATTCGGTGGGGAGTGTTTTACTGCTGAAGAAGTATTTAACAACTTGCAAAATGTGATTAATGGGATTAAAAAATTTCTTGAAACTGCTTCTGCAATTTATACAACCGTTTGTATGGATGTCTTTTCTTCATCTGTTGCTTGCGGCGTGAGTGCGCCTGTTCCGTTTGGTATTTTGCCAAATCATTTTCTTTTCTGTTTTGAGAAAATCGCAAAAACAGGGAAATTAATTGCCTTTGATATTGCAGAGGTAAACCCCTCTTTTGATGTAGATGATAGAACGGCAAGATTAGCTGCACATATAATTTTTCATGTGGTGGATAATATTGCAAAATGGGGTTATCAATGA
- the hutU gene encoding urocanate hydratase: MNYLDFIRQYANHPNYKAPRGNKLHARSWQTEAPLRMLLNNLDKEVAEDPANLIVYGGTGQAARDPEAVKKIIKILLELDNNHSLLVQSGKPVGIVRTHEEAPRVLIANSNLVPKWADWEYFNRLKERGLIMYGQMTAGSWIYIGSQGILQGTYETFVACGKKYFDGDLSGKLLVTGGLGGMGGAQPLAATLAGATFLGIDVDPERIKKRLDTKYLDIMTESYEEAVNIVMKAKEEKKAISVGLVGNAADVLEKLLADGIIPDIVTDQTSAHDPVNGYVPSGMSLEEAIDLRKSDPKKYRELAIKTIARHVRAMLEMQKRGSIVFDYGNNIREFAKEGGVENSFDFNGFVPEFIRPLFCEGKGPFRWVALSGDPEDIFETDRALMEAFPENKHMVRWLQEAQKKVAFQGLPSRICWLGLGEREKAGLIFNELVKSGKVKAPIVIGRDHLDCGSVASPNRETEGMKDGSDAISDWPLLNLMSNTAGGATWVSFHHGGGVGIGYSQHAGMVILVDGTERAERCIKRVLFNDPAMGIYRHADAGYEEAIGVGNRFGILKDILE, translated from the coding sequence ATGAACTATTTGGACTTTATTAGACAATATGCTAATCATCCTAATTATAAAGCACCAAGAGGGAATAAGTTACATGCCAGATCTTGGCAAACAGAAGCTCCTTTAAGAATGCTTTTAAATAATCTTGATAAGGAAGTAGCTGAAGATCCCGCAAATCTAATTGTATATGGTGGTACAGGACAAGCTGCAAGGGATCCAGAGGCTGTGAAAAAAATAATCAAAATACTGCTTGAACTTGACAATAATCACAGCCTTTTAGTGCAATCAGGAAAACCTGTTGGGATAGTAAGAACTCATGAAGAGGCTCCAAGGGTTTTGATTGCAAACAGCAATTTAGTGCCTAAATGGGCTGATTGGGAATATTTTAACAGGCTCAAAGAGCGTGGTCTGATTATGTATGGCCAAATGACTGCAGGTAGCTGGATTTATATCGGCTCACAAGGGATTTTGCAGGGGACTTATGAGACGTTTGTGGCTTGTGGTAAGAAATACTTTGATGGAGATTTAAGCGGTAAGCTTCTTGTTACAGGCGGTCTTGGTGGTATGGGTGGGGCTCAACCCCTTGCTGCTACTCTTGCAGGTGCAACTTTCTTGGGTATAGACGTAGATCCTGAGCGCATCAAGAAAAGACTCGATACAAAATATTTAGATATCATGACAGAGTCTTATGAAGAGGCTGTTAATATTGTGATGAAAGCTAAGGAAGAGAAAAAGGCTATTTCTGTAGGGCTTGTGGGCAATGCTGCTGATGTACTTGAAAAGCTTCTTGCTGATGGCATTATTCCCGATATTGTCACCGATCAGACATCAGCACATGATCCTGTAAATGGATATGTACCATCTGGTATGAGCCTAGAGGAAGCAATTGATTTGAGAAAAAGTGATCCAAAAAAATACAGAGAACTTGCTATAAAAACCATTGCAAGACACGTGAGAGCGATGCTTGAGATGCAAAAACGTGGCAGTATTGTATTTGATTACGGGAATAACATAAGAGAGTTTGCAAAAGAGGGTGGCGTTGAAAATTCTTTTGATTTCAATGGATTTGTTCCTGAATTTATTAGGCCACTTTTCTGTGAAGGTAAAGGGCCTTTCAGATGGGTTGCTTTGTCTGGGGATCCTGAGGATATTTTTGAAACAGATAGGGCATTAATGGAGGCTTTCCCTGAAAACAAACATATGGTTCGTTGGTTGCAAGAGGCTCAGAAAAAAGTGGCTTTTCAGGGGTTACCCAGCAGGATATGTTGGCTGGGGCTTGGAGAGCGTGAAAAAGCTGGATTAATATTTAATGAGCTAGTGAAAAGCGGTAAAGTAAAAGCACCAATAGTGATAGGTAGAGATCATCTTGATTGTGGTTCTGTGGCATCTCCAAACAGAGAAACTGAGGGGATGAAGGATGGTAGCGATGCTATTTCTGATTGGCCTTTGTTGAATTTAATGTCGAATACGGCAGGTGGAGCTACATGGGTATCTTTTCATCATGGTGGCGGCGTAGGTATAGGATACTCACAACATGCTGGGATGGTAATCCTTGTGGATGGTACGGAGAGAGCGGAGCGCTGCATAAAAAGAGTTTTATTCAATGATCCTGCGATGGGAATTTATAGGCATGCTGATGCTGGTTATGAAGAGGCGATTGGAGTGGGAAATAGATTTGGAATTTTAAAAGATATTTTAGAGTAA
- the hutH gene encoding histidine ammonia-lyase, with product MKKFLLGKDKISPKLIIEILNKERECIIDEDSAEKIKASYLATKKAAESDLPIYGVNTGFGSLCSTKISTKDTTLLQYNLLKSHSAGVGENLPDDIVKIMLILKAHSLSFGYSGVNIETIKRILWFVENDVMPVVPSQGSVGASGDLAPLAHLFLPLIGYGQVRYNGKVFETAEIYQKFGIDPIKLGPKEGLALINGTQFMAAFGVKSLIRMKNILDNADIIGAMTLESLMGSVKPFDERLHRLREYKGCLFVAHRFRELLKGSEILRAHENCDRVQDPYSLRCIPQVHGASRNAFLHLKEILMTEINSVTDNPIIFSHDDIISGGNFHGQPIALPMDYAAFAVSEIGNISDRRTYLLLEGRVGLPKFLMKDTGINSGFMIPQYTSAALVTENKTLCFPASADSVPTSLGQEDHVSMGSVSCRKLDKILDNLENILAVELVCAAQAFDFRRPLKSSVILEACYQVVREKIDHADEDRVFAKDLKVAAEIIKSGEMVTASEDVAVKSGIDLNGGYDELFGLY from the coding sequence ATGAAAAAATTTTTATTGGGCAAAGATAAAATTAGTCCAAAATTGATAATTGAAATTTTAAATAAAGAAAGAGAATGCATTATTGATGAAGATTCAGCAGAAAAAATTAAGGCATCTTATTTAGCAACGAAAAAAGCAGCAGAAAGTGATTTACCGATCTATGGTGTAAATACAGGTTTTGGTTCCCTTTGTTCAACAAAGATTTCGACCAAAGATACCACACTGCTTCAATACAATCTTTTAAAAAGTCATAGCGCAGGTGTGGGAGAAAATTTACCGGATGATATTGTAAAAATAATGCTCATTTTAAAAGCACATTCCCTTTCTTTTGGTTATTCTGGAGTGAATATAGAAACCATTAAAAGGATATTATGGTTTGTTGAAAATGATGTTATGCCTGTCGTACCGAGTCAGGGATCTGTGGGGGCGTCCGGAGATCTTGCTCCACTTGCTCATCTCTTTCTTCCTTTGATAGGTTATGGTCAGGTGAGGTATAATGGTAAAGTTTTTGAAACTGCAGAAATTTACCAAAAGTTTGGAATAGATCCGATAAAGTTGGGTCCAAAAGAGGGGCTTGCCCTGATAAATGGCACTCAATTTATGGCTGCTTTTGGTGTGAAATCACTCATTAGGATGAAAAATATTTTGGATAATGCAGATATTATTGGTGCCATGACTCTTGAATCATTAATGGGTTCTGTTAAGCCTTTTGATGAAAGATTGCACAGGTTGAGGGAATACAAAGGATGTCTTTTTGTTGCCCATAGATTTAGGGAATTGTTGAAAGGATCTGAGATTTTAAGAGCTCATGAAAATTGCGATAGAGTACAGGATCCTTATTCACTTAGATGTATTCCACAGGTACACGGTGCAAGTAGAAATGCATTTTTGCATCTAAAAGAAATTCTTATGACAGAGATTAATTCTGTGACAGACAATCCGATAATTTTTAGTCATGACGATATAATCAGTGGTGGTAATTTTCATGGACAGCCTATAGCTCTTCCTATGGATTATGCAGCTTTTGCTGTGAGTGAAATTGGGAATATCTCTGACAGAAGGACCTATCTTCTTTTAGAAGGACGAGTGGGCTTACCGAAGTTTTTGATGAAGGATACAGGGATTAACTCCGGATTTATGATTCCGCAGTATACTTCGGCTGCCCTTGTGACAGAAAATAAGACACTCTGTTTTCCTGCCAGTGCTGATAGTGTTCCCACATCTTTAGGGCAGGAGGATCATGTAAGTATGGGTTCAGTAAGTTGTCGTAAATTGGATAAAATTCTTGATAACTTAGAAAATATTTTAGCAGTGGAATTGGTTTGTGCTGCGCAAGCCTTTGATTTTAGGAGACCTTTAAAATCAAGTGTTATTTTAGAAGCGTGCTATCAGGTGGTGAGAGAAAAGATAGATCATGCGGATGAGGATAGGGTGTTTGCAAAAGATTTGAAAGTAGCAGCTGAAATAATCAAATCCGGAGAGATGGTGACTGCATCAGAAGATGTGGCAGTGAAAAGTGGAATAGATTTGAATGGAGGTTATGATGAACTATTTGGACTTTATTAG
- the hutC gene encoding histidine utilization repressor, whose translation MEISPAYIKIKKFIINMIHKGEWKPGFKIPSENELSKLFAVSRMTVNRALRELTSEGVLVRVQGKGTFVAEESNVSEMLEIKNIADEIERLGKKHRLETVLIEETLVGSEAMKWMGLNDDETVYHTIFVHYADNEPFQIEDRYVNKKVVPEYLDVNFENETAHQYLMRTIPFTEAEHIVEAILPDDFVSSLLKIEKNTPCLQLRRRTWLGNEVVTYVKFVSPGNKYRIGTRFKYSKEGVAIRDTVNVGAYEKIFIGQR comes from the coding sequence ATGGAGATATCACCAGCTTATATAAAGATTAAAAAGTTTATTATTAATATGATTCACAAGGGGGAGTGGAAGCCAGGCTTTAAAATCCCTTCCGAAAATGAATTGTCCAAGTTGTTTGCTGTTAGCAGAATGACTGTAAATAGGGCGTTGAGGGAGTTAACATCTGAGGGTGTTCTGGTTCGTGTACAGGGGAAAGGTACTTTTGTGGCAGAGGAAAGCAATGTCTCTGAAATGCTTGAAATAAAAAATATTGCTGATGAGATTGAACGACTTGGAAAAAAACACAGATTGGAAACAGTGCTGATTGAGGAAACACTAGTTGGTAGTGAGGCTATGAAATGGATGGGGTTAAATGATGATGAGACAGTTTATCATACAATTTTTGTTCATTATGCCGATAATGAACCGTTTCAGATAGAGGATAGGTATGTAAATAAAAAAGTTGTACCTGAATATCTAGATGTAAACTTTGAAAATGAAACTGCTCATCAGTACCTGATGAGAACAATCCCTTTTACCGAAGCAGAGCATATTGTGGAGGCTATTTTGCCTGATGATTTTGTAAGTTCACTTTTGAAAATTGAGAAAAATACTCCCTGCCTTCAGTTGAGAAGAAGGACGTGGCTGGGCAATGAGGTTGTTACTTATGTAAAATTTGTCTCTCCTGGCAATAAGTACAGAATAGGTACAAGATTTAAATACAGCAAAGAAGGTGTAGCTATTAGGGATACAGTAAATGTGGGGGCTTATGAAAAAATTTTTATTGGGCAAAGATAA
- a CDS encoding exodeoxyribonuclease V subunit gamma — protein sequence MSNSYFKLYLSNDLEIMLQELLNNIKSHQIKNPLTEKQTIVVQTDGMVKWISLNIAEKFGICCNFEFLFPRNFILNTLKQLNLLTDEDINYFDKKNLTLEIIKILQHHRYKELESYLSDDDGKKLGQFAIRMADIFDQYLTYRPEYILYPEKISTSWQQDLFSKIINNGYKCVAKAIEEFLLGNFAHNKLEEIPDTINLFAISILPPIYINFIKKLSTYKTINLYSINPSQEYWFDDLSEKAKIRFFKKAFFSEDEFYFTRSNPLLINNGKLVQDFFSILYDTDPTPHEIENYNDFNNETALNTLKQKILNNDPAPFQLNDETIQIHSFHSRFREIEGIYNYILKIIQDNPDICLEDIVVMCPDIDEYAPYIEGVFENKNIPYNISDSRILKQDNGIKALFSILDCLKKDLTVKEFVSLLEYDAIKEKFQINQTEQEIIREWINELNIRWGLTENFVKSSYPHTDIFNTFEYNVKRILLGYLTNENKIIFDSLPYTEQTVSNGETAGKFLYIIDKITHFINLLKDKRDLKYFKNLLIDIINTFIAKKYTETASFLSFLKELEQFNDETIEIYFPAFLELIKNITTKSKNSLNFMRGGITFCELVPLRSIPFKVICLIGMNDENFPRKTSKLLFNEMELKPKRGDRSSKLNDRLLFLESILSAKEYLYISFIGKDMKKNKQINPSIVVSELLDFLSLNPIEHPLHSFSPLYFSENRDELVNYNPEDFEAAKSLLDINEASNIILLDDSPLIQKELPKQLPLKKLIDFIKDPLKTFFKENGVYLEIKLNELQTREDLSLDNLQQYKLRNSLINEKLHVDTIPYTGLLPHANIGKLFTNLITSEVEIIKKALKKVHKDIELYTLNSLNIQKEINSYLIEGKIEYVYSNSFIMIDFGKQGLDKRDFLLPQILIYTLMGNFNESYFINLNETKKITFTTDNNYLKKILEIYEIGLKIPLYFDKKLLKNKKIDITNFKEHLSKKVKSFVTGEENRYLKFYLEHFTFSDEYIDKLFEINRELFSVNEAINEL from the coding sequence ATGAGTAATTCTTATTTTAAACTGTACCTTTCAAATGATCTGGAAATTATGCTTCAAGAGCTGTTAAATAACATCAAAAGTCATCAAATAAAAAATCCACTCACTGAAAAACAAACAATTGTAGTACAAACCGATGGGATGGTAAAATGGATCTCTCTGAACATTGCTGAAAAATTCGGAATTTGTTGCAACTTTGAATTTCTTTTTCCGAGAAATTTCATACTCAATACTTTAAAACAACTAAATTTGCTCACGGACGAGGACATAAATTATTTTGATAAAAAAAATCTCACACTGGAAATTATCAAGATTTTACAACATCATCGCTATAAAGAATTAGAGAGTTATCTTAGTGATGATGACGGGAAAAAACTCGGACAATTTGCCATCCGTATGGCTGATATTTTTGATCAGTATCTCACCTACAGACCAGAATATATACTCTATCCAGAAAAAATCAGTACTTCTTGGCAACAAGATCTTTTCAGCAAAATCATAAATAACGGTTATAAATGTGTAGCAAAAGCTATTGAAGAATTTTTACTAGGCAATTTTGCCCACAATAAATTAGAAGAAATCCCAGATACAATAAATCTTTTTGCCATATCCATACTCCCACCTATTTACATCAATTTTATAAAAAAACTCTCAACATACAAAACCATAAACCTATACAGCATCAATCCTTCACAGGAATATTGGTTTGACGATTTAAGCGAAAAAGCAAAAATACGCTTTTTCAAAAAAGCTTTCTTCAGCGAAGATGAATTTTATTTCACCAGATCAAACCCATTGCTAATAAACAATGGAAAACTTGTACAAGACTTTTTCTCAATTCTTTACGATACCGATCCTACACCGCATGAAATAGAAAATTATAACGATTTCAACAATGAAACAGCATTAAATACTTTAAAACAAAAAATCTTAAACAATGATCCAGCACCTTTTCAACTAAATGATGAAACCATACAGATTCATTCATTTCACAGCAGATTCAGAGAAATAGAAGGAATTTACAATTATATTTTAAAAATTATTCAAGACAATCCAGATATATGTCTTGAAGATATTGTTGTAATGTGTCCTGATATTGACGAATATGCACCTTATATTGAAGGTGTTTTTGAAAATAAAAATATTCCATATAATATTTCAGACAGCAGAATTCTTAAACAGGATAACGGGATTAAAGCCCTTTTCTCCATACTTGATTGTCTGAAAAAAGATTTAACGGTAAAGGAGTTTGTTTCTCTTTTAGAATATGACGCAATAAAGGAAAAGTTTCAAATCAACCAAACAGAACAGGAGATTATCAGAGAATGGATCAACGAGCTTAATATCAGATGGGGGCTTACAGAAAATTTTGTAAAATCTTCTTATCCTCATACTGACATCTTCAACACCTTCGAATATAATGTCAAAAGAATTCTGCTTGGCTATCTCACTAATGAAAACAAAATTATATTCGACTCGCTACCCTACACAGAGCAAACTGTATCAAATGGTGAAACGGCTGGGAAGTTTTTATATATTATCGACAAAATAACACATTTTATAAACCTCTTAAAAGATAAACGGGACTTAAAATATTTTAAAAACCTATTAATAGATATCATTAATACTTTTATTGCCAAAAAATATACGGAAACAGCATCTTTTTTAAGTTTTTTAAAAGAATTGGAGCAGTTTAATGATGAAACAATAGAAATATATTTTCCTGCCTTTTTAGAACTGATAAAAAACATTACAACAAAATCTAAAAACAGCTTAAATTTTATGAGGGGAGGCATCACATTTTGCGAACTCGTACCACTTAGAAGTATCCCTTTCAAAGTAATATGTCTTATAGGGATGAATGACGAAAACTTTCCAAGAAAAACAAGTAAACTTCTTTTCAATGAAATGGAGCTGAAACCAAAAAGAGGTGACAGATCAAGCAAACTGAATGACAGACTCCTCTTTTTAGAGTCAATCCTCTCAGCAAAAGAATACCTATACATCAGCTTTATTGGAAAAGATATGAAAAAAAATAAGCAGATAAATCCGAGTATTGTTGTTTCAGAGCTATTGGATTTCCTCTCTCTCAACCCCATTGAACACCCTTTACACTCATTCAGCCCTCTTTACTTTTCAGAGAATAGGGATGAGCTTGTAAACTACAATCCTGAAGATTTTGAAGCCGCAAAATCTTTGCTGGATATCAATGAAGCATCAAATATCATTTTACTGGACGATTCCCCTCTAATACAAAAGGAATTGCCAAAACAGCTACCATTGAAAAAATTGATTGATTTTATAAAAGATCCCCTCAAAACCTTCTTCAAAGAAAACGGAGTATATCTTGAAATAAAGCTAAACGAATTACAAACCAGGGAAGATTTATCATTGGACAACCTTCAGCAGTATAAATTGAGAAACTCTTTAATAAATGAAAAACTTCACGTTGATACAATCCCTTACACCGGATTGCTACCTCACGCTAATATAGGAAAACTTTTTACTAACCTAATAACTAGTGAAGTGGAAATCATTAAAAAAGCATTAAAAAAAGTCCATAAAGACATTGAGTTATACACCCTTAACTCTTTAAATATCCAAAAAGAAATTAACAGCTACCTCATTGAAGGAAAAATAGAATATGTATATTCTAACTCGTTTATTATGATTGATTTCGGCAAGCAAGGGCTTGATAAAAGAGATTTTCTACTTCCTCAGATTCTTATTTACACATTAATGGGAAATTTCAACGAAAGCTATTTTATCAATCTCAATGAAACAAAAAAAATCACATTTACCACGGATAATAATTATCTGAAAAAGATTTTGGAAATTTATGAAATAGGCCTGAAAATCCCACTATACTTTGATAAAAAATTGCTTAAAAATAAAAAAATAGATATTACCAATTTTAAAGAACATTTATCCAAAAAAGTGAAAAGCTTTGTCACTGGTGAAGAAAACAGATATCTAAAATTTTATCTCGAACATTTTACTTTTTCTGATGAATACATAGATAAACTTTTCGAGATAAATAGAGAACTTTTTTCAGTAAATGAGGCAATAAATGAACTTTAA